A genomic window from Flavobacterium sp. I3-2 includes:
- a CDS encoding helix-turn-helix domain-containing protein — protein sequence MPFSNLDFPNIGIEAFIAQKTAGNDTLLYNILEGENHIEKPHKHDFFIIILFEKAVGEHEIDFINYPIEDKQIHLLFPDQVHKWNIQKNSKGYQLMINRVFFEHLIPYFRFSAINYINHPAISISNKNFELLKYEFNQIRREIESKNYLQELIFARASVIATIISTEIENNIQETKVFQSNPRLVKFQDLIEQYYKKEKTVAFYASKLHVTGNYLNILSKKHLNLSAIELIQNRVILEAKRLLQSTNETVKEIAFELGFADHAYFSNFFKNKTQLTPTQFREK from the coding sequence ATGCCTTTTTCAAATCTTGATTTTCCTAATATTGGTATTGAAGCATTTATTGCTCAAAAAACTGCAGGAAATGACACACTCTTATATAATATTCTTGAAGGCGAAAATCATATTGAAAAACCACACAAACACGATTTTTTTATTATCATTCTTTTTGAAAAAGCAGTTGGTGAGCACGAAATTGATTTCATAAATTATCCAATAGAAGACAAACAAATTCATCTTTTATTTCCTGACCAAGTTCATAAATGGAATATTCAGAAGAATTCAAAAGGTTATCAATTGATGATAAATCGTGTATTTTTTGAACATTTAATTCCTTATTTTAGATTTTCCGCAATCAACTACATCAATCATCCAGCTATCTCAATTTCAAACAAAAATTTTGAATTATTAAAATATGAATTCAATCAAATTCGAAGAGAAATTGAATCTAAAAATTATTTACAAGAATTGATTTTTGCTAGAGCTTCAGTAATTGCAACCATCATTAGCACCGAAATTGAAAATAACATTCAAGAAACTAAAGTATTTCAATCTAATCCGAGATTAGTTAAATTTCAAGATTTAATCGAACAATATTATAAAAAAGAAAAAACAGTAGCTTTTTACGCATCAAAATTACATGTAACTGGAAATTATCTTAACATTCTTAGTAAAAAGCATTTAAATTTATCTGCTATTGAACTGATTCAAAATAGAGTCATTTTAGAAGCAAAAAGACTATTGCAATCAACAAACGAAACCGTAAAAGAAATCGCTTTTGAATTGGGATTTGCAGATCATGCTTATTTTTCAAATTTCTTTAAGAATAAAACACAATTAACACCTACTCAATTTAGAGAAAAATAA
- a CDS encoding transporter: MKKIYLIVFLLIGMPIFAHPFFDEDCDACGCSTSGGSLGFSSLLNKNFVGIRYFYQQYTSKDGLYNDSPWIKENFNTVQLWTKFSVSDKFQISAIVPFQFHNNEKTLGAQSISGLGDVSVVGFYTLLNKVSENAVWAQNLEIGTGVKAPTGKYNSMMNGTVNPSFQVGTGSWDVLLHAEYTLIRESLGWNSSVSYNIKTENKDQYQFGNQFNYNSVLFYNTKIDEVVLVPQLGVSGEVFQTNKQFDEDLKDTKGDALFGKIGFEIGFKKFGFGLNGMLPISQNLTGGKVKSDYRFSLHLNYKL, encoded by the coding sequence ATGAAAAAAATATATTTAATAGTGTTCCTTTTAATTGGAATGCCAATTTTTGCGCATCCTTTTTTTGATGAAGATTGCGATGCCTGTGGATGTTCAACAAGTGGCGGATCGCTTGGATTTAGTTCTTTGTTGAATAAGAATTTTGTAGGTATTCGTTATTTTTATCAGCAATATACAAGTAAAGATGGTTTATATAACGATTCGCCTTGGATTAAAGAGAATTTTAATACCGTTCAATTATGGACCAAGTTTTCAGTTTCTGACAAATTTCAGATTTCTGCAATTGTTCCATTTCAATTTCATAACAATGAAAAAACTTTAGGAGCCCAGTCCATTTCTGGTTTAGGAGATGTTTCTGTAGTCGGATTTTACACCTTGTTAAATAAGGTTTCTGAAAACGCGGTTTGGGCTCAAAATCTTGAAATTGGAACCGGCGTAAAAGCTCCAACCGGAAAATATAATTCGATGATGAACGGAACTGTGAATCCTAGTTTTCAAGTTGGAACGGGAAGTTGGGATGTTTTGTTACACGCAGAATATACTTTGATTCGTGAAAGTTTAGGTTGGAATTCATCGGTTTCTTATAATATAAAAACAGAAAATAAAGACCAATATCAGTTTGGAAATCAGTTTAATTATAATTCGGTTCTTTTTTATAATACCAAAATTGACGAAGTAGTTCTGGTTCCACAACTTGGAGTTTCAGGCGAAGTTTTTCAAACTAATAAACAATTCGACGAAGATTTAAAGGACACTAAAGGAGATGCGCTGTTTGGTAAAATTGGATTTGAAATTGGATTTAAAAAATTTGGTTTTGGTCTTAACGGAATGTTACCCATTTCTCAAAACTTAACTGGAGGTAAAGTAAAATCAGATTATCGATTTAGTTTGCATTTAAATTATAAGTTATAA
- a CDS encoding cytochrome-c peroxidase, with protein MKKIFLLMSFGLLFSCNPNDSDYQDIDEVNEAYQLTIPSNFPELKYLYSNNPLTTKGIELGRTLFYDGRLSSNNQVSCAFCHEQASAFTHHGHDLSHGVDDKIGKRNTPAIQNLAFVSEYFYDGASNNLEMVPIVPIHNELEMNETLPSIISKIETDPKYIRLFELAFPNQKISSQNMLKALAQFMTVMISANSKYDKYIRNEVGGTLTSEEKAGLQIFRNKCASCHISDLFTDNSFRNNGLPPNPLLNDLGREEVSGDISDRYKFKVPSLRNVALTAPYMHDGRFGSLESVLNFYSNGMIDSKTLDPILKNQNQLGISLSSEEKQQLIAFLKTLTDDDFITNSQFKN; from the coding sequence ATGAAAAAAATCTTTTTATTAATGAGCTTCGGATTGCTATTTTCATGTAATCCAAACGACTCTGATTATCAGGATATTGATGAGGTTAATGAAGCATATCAATTAACAATTCCTTCAAATTTTCCTGAATTGAAATATTTGTATTCGAATAATCCGTTAACAACAAAAGGAATTGAATTAGGACGAACTTTATTTTACGACGGAAGATTGTCGTCAAATAATCAAGTTTCTTGTGCGTTTTGTCACGAACAAGCTTCTGCATTTACGCATCACGGACATGATTTAAGTCACGGTGTTGACGATAAAATTGGTAAAAGAAATACGCCTGCTATTCAAAATCTAGCATTTGTTTCGGAATATTTTTATGATGGTGCTTCGAATAATTTAGAAATGGTTCCGATTGTTCCGATTCATAACGAATTGGAAATGAACGAAACCTTACCGTCCATCATATCAAAAATTGAAACGGATCCCAAATACATTCGTTTGTTTGAGTTGGCATTTCCAAATCAGAAAATATCGAGTCAAAACATGTTAAAAGCTTTGGCTCAGTTTATGACTGTGATGATTTCTGCAAATTCAAAATACGATAAATACATTCGAAATGAAGTTGGTGGAACATTAACTTCTGAAGAAAAAGCAGGATTGCAAATTTTTAGAAATAAATGTGCAAGTTGCCATATATCTGATTTGTTTACTGACAATTCATTTCGAAATAATGGATTACCTCCAAATCCGCTGTTGAATGATTTAGGTAGGGAAGAAGTTTCTGGCGATATTTCTGATCGATATAAATTCAAAGTGCCTAGTTTACGAAATGTTGCGTTAACGGCACCGTACATGCACGATGGAAGATTTGGATCGTTAGAATCTGTTTTGAATTTTTATTCAAACGGAATGATTGATTCTAAAACTTTGGATCCGATTTTAAAAAATCAAAATCAATTAGGAATTTCTTTGTCGTCAGAAGAAAAGCAACAGTTAATTGCCTTTTTAAAAACCTTGACAGACGATGATTTTATAACCAATTCTCAATTTAAAAATTAA
- a CDS encoding MbnP family protein has protein sequence MKNIFKILSILMVSLLVTCNSNDDSIATNEKGNVQLFFDHTFNGDKLLLETSFYTNSNNESLQISRFSYIISNIRLINDKGETFTYPKNESYFIIDSGANQLTIDLENVPAANYTSITFGIGVDQEKYLTGENDQQEFWDLAAQHEMTWAWITGYKFINMEGVFRSNEVEGTPNFSVHVGSHGTALDNYKEITLSLPNSARVRENMRPSIHFLVDANKILDGTNKIKLSENLNPAGTTASIMVNANLSPKIHQNATEMFTVDHVHNSGESH, from the coding sequence ATGAAAAATATTTTTAAAATACTGTCAATTTTGATGGTAAGCTTACTTGTGACTTGTAATTCGAACGATGATTCGATTGCTACAAATGAAAAAGGAAATGTTCAATTGTTTTTTGACCACACTTTTAATGGTGATAAATTACTTTTGGAAACCTCGTTTTATACAAATTCGAATAACGAATCGCTTCAGATTTCTAGATTTAGTTACATCATAAGTAACATCCGATTGATCAATGATAAAGGTGAAACATTTACGTATCCTAAAAACGAATCGTATTTTATTATTGATTCTGGTGCCAATCAATTAACGATTGATTTAGAAAATGTGCCTGCCGCAAATTATACTTCTATAACTTTTGGAATTGGCGTTGACCAAGAAAAGTACCTAACTGGCGAAAACGATCAACAAGAATTTTGGGATTTAGCAGCGCAACATGAAATGACTTGGGCTTGGATTACAGGTTATAAGTTTATTAATATGGAAGGTGTTTTCCGATCAAATGAAGTCGAAGGAACTCCAAATTTTTCGGTTCATGTTGGTAGTCACGGAACTGCATTAGATAATTACAAAGAAATTACTTTATCGTTACCTAATTCGGCTCGTGTTCGCGAAAATATGAGACCAAGTATTCATTTTTTAGTTGATGCCAATAAGATTTTAGATGGTACAAATAAAATCAAATTATCAGAAAATCTGAATCCTGCTGGAACAACGGCTTCTATTATGGTGAATGCGAATTTGTCTCCAAAAATTCATCAAAATGCAACTGAAATGTTTACGGTAGATCACGTTCATAATTCGGGTGAATCTCATTAA
- the udk gene encoding uridine kinase has translation MLVIGIAGGTGSGKTTVVHQIMSELPETEVGIISQDSYYKQNDHLSFEERALINFDHPRAIDFELLTQHIKELKEGKNINQPVYSFVHHNRTDDYVLTHPRKVMIVEGILILTNPELRDLFDIKIYVHADSDERLIRRLKRDIAERGRDMNEVLSRYQTTLKPMHEQFIEPTKAHADIIIPNDTYNTVAIDIVRTVINEKIS, from the coding sequence ATGTTAGTTATAGGAATTGCTGGAGGTACAGGAAGTGGAAAAACAACTGTAGTTCATCAAATTATGAGTGAATTACCAGAAACAGAAGTAGGTATTATCTCACAAGATTCATATTATAAACAAAACGACCACTTAAGTTTTGAAGAAAGAGCGTTAATAAACTTTGATCATCCAAGAGCGATAGATTTTGAACTTTTAACACAGCACATCAAAGAACTAAAAGAAGGAAAAAACATCAACCAACCGGTTTATTCGTTTGTGCATCACAACAGAACAGATGATTATGTATTAACGCATCCGAGAAAAGTAATGATTGTTGAAGGAATTTTGATTCTTACAAATCCTGAGTTACGTGATTTATTTGATATTAAAATATATGTTCATGCCGATTCGGATGAGCGATTAATTCGTCGTTTGAAACGTGATATTGCAGAACGAGGCAGAGATATGAACGAAGTTTTATCTCGTTATCAAACAACATTAAAACCAATGCACGAGCAATTTATTGAACCAACAAAAGCACATGCAGATATCATTATTCCGAATGATACATACAACACGGTAGCAATTGATATTGTTCGAACTGTAATCAACGAAAAAATTTCTTAA
- a CDS encoding FtsB family cell division protein, with amino-acid sequence MKIITKITAKYPFLKWITNRFVLVTVFFVTWLFFFDTYAFFDHLKINEEIQKLEENRDYYKDEILKDEQTIKKLHRMEEVEKYAREKYYMKRENEDIYIIDIENENASESDSKN; translated from the coding sequence ATGAAAATAATAACCAAAATAACAGCTAAATATCCTTTTTTAAAATGGATAACCAATCGTTTCGTTCTGGTTACGGTTTTCTTTGTTACATGGTTATTTTTTTTCGACACCTATGCTTTTTTTGACCATTTAAAAATAAATGAAGAAATTCAAAAGCTAGAAGAAAACCGAGATTATTATAAAGATGAAATTCTAAAAGATGAGCAAACCATTAAGAAGCTACATCGAATGGAAGAAGTGGAAAAATACGCTCGCGAAAAATATTATATGAAGCGCGAAAATGAAGATATTTATATCATTGATATCGAAAATGAAAACGCATCAGAATCTGATTCAAAAAATTAA
- a CDS encoding methylmalonyl-CoA mutase subunit beta: protein MTNNLFNEFEKITSKQWKNQIQYELKGADYNETLIWESLEGIKVKPFYHSDEDAVTNAVETSASNFKIVQEIFVHDLEKSIHRANDVLNRGAESIRFIIDNENIDVSSLLNEIKTDVNSVYIQLNFLSKTFVEKINTEAGKLAFEIFVLVDPIHQLGKDGNWFTNLNTDFEAYNNIVNTCKNINFVTVNAQLYQNAGANMVQQLAYTLAHTNEYLNRVPNFEGTITIQIAVGTNYFFEIAKLRALRLLFETLVNAYNPNITLHILATPTKRNKTIYDYNVNMLRTTTECMSAILGGADAVENLNYDALFHKSNEFGSRISRNQLLVLKNESYLDKVNNPADGTYYIENLTQQLAEKALTLFKDIEANGGLITQLIEGTIQRKIAEAAAKEQVLFDEGKEVLLGTNKYPNAQDKMAHDLELFPFVKQNPRKTLISPIIEKRLAETLEQQRLEEEKNANA from the coding sequence ATGACTAATAATTTATTTAATGAATTTGAGAAAATCACTTCGAAACAGTGGAAAAATCAAATTCAATACGAATTAAAAGGCGCCGATTATAACGAAACCTTAATTTGGGAAAGTTTAGAAGGAATTAAAGTAAAACCTTTTTATCATTCCGATGAAGATGCGGTTACAAATGCCGTTGAAACATCTGCAAGCAACTTTAAAATTGTTCAAGAAATTTTTGTTCACGACCTTGAAAAGTCAATTCACCGTGCAAATGATGTTTTAAACCGTGGTGCAGAAAGCATCCGTTTTATCATAGATAACGAAAATATTGATGTTTCTTCTTTATTAAACGAAATCAAAACAGATGTAAATTCGGTTTATATTCAATTAAATTTTTTATCAAAAACTTTTGTTGAAAAGATAAATACAGAAGCAGGTAAATTAGCTTTTGAGATTTTTGTTTTAGTTGACCCAATTCATCAATTAGGAAAAGACGGTAACTGGTTTACCAACTTAAATACAGATTTTGAAGCTTACAACAACATTGTAAATACTTGTAAAAACATCAATTTTGTAACCGTAAACGCACAGCTTTATCAAAACGCTGGTGCAAATATGGTACAACAATTAGCTTACACTTTAGCACATACCAACGAATATTTAAATCGAGTTCCAAACTTTGAAGGAACCATTACCATTCAGATTGCCGTTGGCACAAACTACTTTTTTGAGATTGCTAAACTGAGAGCTTTACGCTTACTTTTCGAAACTTTAGTAAACGCTTACAATCCAAATATTACCTTACACATTTTAGCAACTCCTACAAAACGTAACAAAACCATTTACGATTACAACGTAAATATGTTACGTACAACAACCGAATGTATGAGTGCGATTTTAGGTGGAGCTGATGCGGTTGAAAACTTAAATTACGATGCTTTATTCCATAAATCTAACGAATTTGGATCTCGTATTTCAAGAAATCAATTATTGGTTTTAAAGAACGAAAGTTATTTAGATAAAGTAAACAATCCGGCTGACGGAACGTATTATATCGAAAACTTAACGCAACAATTAGCAGAAAAAGCTTTGACCTTATTTAAAGACATTGAAGCAAATGGTGGATTGATTACGCAATTAATCGAAGGAACTATCCAACGTAAAATTGCGGAAGCTGCGGCTAAAGAACAAGTTTTATTTGACGAAGGTAAAGAAGTGCTTTTAGGAACAAACAAATATCCAAACGCGCAAGACAAAATGGCTCATGATTTAGAATTATTCCCTTTTGTAAAACAAAATCCTCGTAAAACCTTAATAAGTCCAATCATCGAAAAACGTTTAGCTGAAACTTTAGAGCAACAACGTTTAGAAGAAGAAAAAAACGCTAACGCGTAA
- the scpA gene encoding methylmalonyl-CoA mutase, whose protein sequence is MRKNVQNIQLPKNKNIQAANENMFETAEGISVKKTYQLADIENAEQIGFGAGFAPNLRGPYATMYVRRPWTIRQYAGFSTAEESNAFYRRNLAAGQKGLSVAFDLATHRGYDSDHERVVGDVGKAGVAIDSVEDMKILFDQIPLDQMSVSMTMNGAVLPILAFYIVAAKEQGVDEKLLSGTIQNDILKEFMVRNTYIYPPTPSMKIIADIFDYTSKKMPKFNSISISGYHMQEAGATADIELAYTLADGLEYIRTGLAAGMKIDDFAPRLSFFWAIGMNHFMEIAKMRAARMIWAKLLKQFNPESEKSLALRTHCQTSGWSLTEQDPFNNVARTAIEAAAAAFGGTQSLHTNALDEAIALPTDFSARIARNTQIYLQEETKICKTVDPWAGSYYVESLTSEIADKAWKLIEEVESYGGMTKAIEAGIPKMRIEEASARKQARIDSGQDIIVGVNQYRLEKEDPLQILEVDNQVVRQQQIERLNSIKATRDNAKVQACLAALTETAKTGEGNLLALAVEAAEARATLGEISDALEEVFGRYKAQIRTISGVYNKEMKTNESFEKAKQLADAFAKQEGRRPRIMIAKMGQDGHDRGAKVVATGYADVGFDVDMGPLFQTPAEAAKQAVENDVHVLGVSSLAAGHKTLVPQVIEELKKYGREDIMVIVGGVIPAQDYQYLFDAGAVAVFGPGTKIADAAITILNVLSDNE, encoded by the coding sequence ATGAGAAAAAACGTTCAAAATATACAATTACCGAAAAACAAAAATATCCAAGCTGCAAACGAAAATATGTTTGAAACAGCTGAAGGTATTTCGGTTAAGAAAACCTACCAATTAGCGGATATTGAAAACGCTGAACAAATTGGTTTCGGAGCTGGTTTTGCTCCTAATTTAAGAGGCCCGTATGCAACGATGTACGTTCGCAGACCTTGGACCATTCGTCAATACGCAGGGTTTTCAACAGCTGAAGAGTCAAACGCTTTTTACCGTAGAAACTTAGCTGCTGGACAAAAAGGACTTTCAGTTGCGTTTGACTTAGCTACACACCGCGGATACGATTCAGATCACGAACGCGTAGTTGGTGATGTTGGTAAAGCTGGTGTTGCGATTGATTCTGTTGAAGATATGAAAATCTTATTTGATCAAATTCCTTTAGATCAAATGTCAGTATCTATGACAATGAACGGAGCGGTTCTTCCAATTTTAGCCTTCTATATTGTAGCTGCAAAAGAGCAAGGTGTTGATGAAAAATTACTTTCAGGAACCATCCAAAACGATATTTTAAAAGAGTTCATGGTGCGTAATACGTATATTTATCCACCTACTCCTTCCATGAAAATCATCGCGGATATCTTTGATTATACGAGTAAGAAAATGCCAAAATTCAACTCGATTTCAATCTCAGGATATCACATGCAAGAAGCTGGAGCAACTGCAGATATTGAGTTAGCTTATACTTTGGCAGATGGTTTAGAATACATTCGTACTGGTTTAGCTGCAGGTATGAAAATCGATGACTTCGCTCCTCGCCTTTCGTTCTTCTGGGCAATTGGTATGAATCATTTTATGGAAATTGCAAAAATGCGTGCGGCTCGTATGATTTGGGCAAAGTTATTAAAACAATTCAATCCAGAATCAGAAAAATCGTTAGCCTTACGTACGCACTGTCAAACTTCAGGTTGGAGTTTGACTGAGCAAGACCCATTTAATAACGTAGCTCGTACAGCTATCGAAGCTGCAGCAGCAGCATTTGGTGGAACACAATCGTTACATACCAATGCATTAGACGAAGCGATTGCTTTACCTACAGATTTCTCGGCACGTATTGCGCGTAACACACAAATCTACTTACAAGAAGAAACTAAGATTTGTAAAACGGTTGATCCTTGGGCAGGAAGTTATTATGTAGAAAGCTTAACTTCTGAAATCGCTGATAAAGCTTGGAAGTTAATCGAGGAAGTTGAATCATACGGAGGAATGACTAAAGCGATTGAAGCGGGAATTCCGAAAATGCGTATCGAAGAAGCGTCTGCTCGTAAACAAGCGCGTATCGACTCTGGTCAGGATATTATTGTTGGTGTAAACCAATACCGTTTAGAAAAAGAAGATCCGTTACAAATTTTAGAAGTTGATAACCAAGTGGTACGTCAACAACAAATAGAACGTTTAAATTCTATTAAAGCAACTCGTGATAACGCAAAAGTACAAGCTTGTTTAGCTGCTTTAACTGAAACTGCAAAAACTGGTGAAGGAAACTTATTAGCTTTAGCTGTTGAAGCTGCAGAAGCTAGAGCGACTTTAGGAGAAATTTCTGATGCTTTAGAAGAAGTTTTTGGACGTTACAAAGCACAAATCAGAACCATTAGTGGTGTTTATAATAAAGAGATGAAAACAAATGAAAGTTTTGAAAAAGCAAAACAATTAGCTGATGCATTTGCAAAACAAGAAGGCCGTCGCCCACGTATTATGATTGCGAAAATGGGACAAGACGGTCACGACCGAGGTGCAAAAGTAGTTGCTACAGGTTATGCCGATGTTGGTTTCGATGTGGACATGGGACCTTTATTCCAAACGCCTGCCGAAGCTGCAAAACAAGCCGTTGAAAACGATGTACATGTTTTAGGAGTTTCTTCTTTAGCTGCAGGACACAAAACTTTAGTTCCGCAAGTAATTGAAGAATTAAAGAAATACGGTCGTGAAGATATTATGGTTATTGTTGGAGGCGTTATTCCTGCACAAGATTACCAATATTTATTCGATGCTGGAGCAGTTGCCGTTTTCGGTCCTGGTACCAAAATCGCAGATGCTGCCATTACCATTTTAAATGTTTTATCTGATAATGAATAA
- a CDS encoding HmuY family protein, producing MKKVVYLLAMISFVATSCSSDDSSSNTDEPIIKEPVTSATMVPNVGGPNEPNQVFVDLSENTQTGVQRDTWDLGFSTGNDFNVVINGSVKMAVMQLNTTNIDEVQVEDPTVAVGYTTLATAGYVDNPTGILTGSASGEGTAIKAISATDADNKVYLVNMGFEVGTSTPDTGSVALDGNARGWKKIRITRSGSDYKVQYADLNATTHQTVTISKDASYNFVYLNLKNGQKASVQPKKSNWDLSFTGFTNYYGQPGSQITYYFADFITSNMMGGTKVYLVESSAETLDSDYAAFSITSVDESKFATSTSDQRVIGDTWRNGGGPSSSPSIKDDRFYVIKDAQNNVYKLRFLALTNDAGLRGYPVFKFELVK from the coding sequence ATGAAAAAAGTAGTTTACTTATTAGCAATGATTTCTTTTGTTGCGACTTCTTGTTCATCAGACGATTCATCATCAAATACAGATGAACCTATCATCAAAGAGCCTGTAACATCCGCTACAATGGTACCAAATGTTGGAGGACCAAACGAGCCAAATCAAGTTTTTGTTGATTTAAGTGAAAATACACAAACTGGAGTTCAAAGAGATACTTGGGATTTAGGTTTTTCAACAGGAAATGATTTTAATGTTGTCATAAACGGTTCAGTGAAAATGGCTGTTATGCAATTAAATACTACAAATATTGATGAAGTTCAGGTTGAAGATCCAACGGTTGCTGTTGGTTATACAACATTAGCAACTGCGGGTTATGTTGATAATCCAACCGGTATTTTAACAGGATCAGCTTCAGGTGAAGGAACAGCTATAAAAGCAATTTCTGCTACAGATGCAGATAATAAGGTTTACCTTGTAAATATGGGATTCGAAGTTGGAACATCAACTCCAGATACAGGTTCTGTTGCTTTAGATGGTAATGCTCGTGGATGGAAAAAAATAAGAATTACTAGAAGCGGAAGTGATTATAAAGTTCAATATGCCGATTTAAATGCTACAACGCACCAAACCGTAACCATTTCAAAAGATGCAAGTTATAATTTTGTGTATTTGAATTTAAAAAATGGTCAAAAAGCAAGTGTTCAACCTAAAAAATCAAATTGGGATTTATCATTTACTGGTTTTACAAACTACTACGGACAACCTGGAAGTCAAATCACATATTACTTTGCAGATTTTATCACTTCGAATATGATGGGCGGAACAAAAGTTTATTTAGTTGAGTCATCAGCTGAAACTTTAGATTCTGATTACGCTGCTTTTTCAATTACAAGTGTTGATGAATCAAAATTTGCTACATCTACTTCTGATCAACGTGTGATTGGAGATACGTGGAGAAATGGTGGAGGTCCATCTTCTAGTCCAAGTATCAAAGACGACCGTTTCTATGTTATAAAAGATGCACAAAACAATGTTTACAAATTACGCTTCTTAGCATTGACAAACGATGCTGGATTACGTGGTTATCCAGTATTTAAATTTGAATTAGTAAAGTAG